A region from the Gammaproteobacteria bacterium genome encodes:
- the relA gene encoding GTP pyrophosphokinase — protein MVAITSSPNDYTAWIAQLSQIRPGLDFTPLRQACFHAGQLYNATCRPSGESYFDHALAVAQLLAELRLDVQTLAAAVLHDIPEVVKGIDLAAKLGELGPEVIRLVAGVQRMEAVMRRRSGQTRPEDHEGLRKLLLSIDEDMRVLLIKLAERTHDLRSAKKLLGHEQRRIATETLDLYAPLANRLGIGRLKWEMEDLSFRYLNPEIYQKIAILLDERRLDRESYLKQVIEILRKHFAAAGIHAEVKGRPKHIYSIWRKMRRKEVEFDHIYDVRAIRVLVASVQDCYTALGIVHGLWFPISSEFDDYIAKPKNNLYQSLHTAVVGPDDKTMEVQIRTHDMHHHAELGVAAHWRYKEGGRSENDYEHRIQWLRQFLELEESADPGEFLERFRQSLQHEHIQIFTPKGQVIELPQGATPLDFAYHVHSEVGHHCRGAKVDGRIVPLGYQLHNGEQVEILTAKRGGPSRDWLNPAAGYLRTSRARDKVRQWFRHEHHNDDVEQGRALLERELARLELSKANLEILMRRFRHTHVEDLMAAVGRGDVSLSQVSNALVHILARRRKSVTTPPRIHPGKGTEIPVHIRVQGVGNLVTHFAQCCRPTPSDPIVGHVTHTQGISIHRADCPNILVQSEDARAKLLDASWTTNNTANIRVIGVSSCASDAC, from the coding sequence ATGGTAGCGATTACTTCTTCCCCGAATGATTACACTGCGTGGATTGCGCAATTATCCCAAATACGTCCGGGTCTTGATTTCACTCCCCTGCGTCAGGCGTGCTTCCACGCGGGGCAGCTTTACAATGCTACCTGCCGCCCGAGTGGAGAATCCTATTTTGATCATGCCTTGGCGGTTGCCCAGCTCCTGGCAGAGCTGCGCCTGGATGTTCAAACCCTAGCGGCGGCGGTGCTCCACGATATTCCCGAGGTAGTTAAGGGGATAGACCTGGCTGCAAAATTGGGGGAACTCGGGCCAGAGGTAATTCGTTTGGTAGCGGGTGTCCAGCGCATGGAAGCTGTGATGCGTCGGCGGAGCGGTCAGACCCGTCCCGAGGATCATGAAGGCTTGCGCAAGTTGTTATTGTCCATTGATGAGGACATGCGGGTATTGCTGATCAAGCTTGCCGAGCGAACTCATGACTTGCGCAGCGCAAAAAAGCTGCTCGGGCACGAACAGCGGCGCATCGCCACCGAAACCCTGGATCTGTATGCGCCCCTCGCCAATCGCCTCGGGATCGGCAGGCTCAAGTGGGAAATGGAGGACCTCTCATTTCGCTATCTAAATCCAGAAATTTATCAAAAAATTGCCATCCTTCTGGACGAACGACGCCTGGATCGGGAAAGCTACCTCAAGCAAGTCATTGAAATTCTGCGCAAGCATTTTGCCGCTGCGGGCATTCACGCCGAGGTCAAAGGTCGCCCCAAGCATATCTACAGTATTTGGCGAAAAATGCGGCGTAAGGAAGTTGAATTCGATCATATTTACGATGTACGCGCCATTCGTGTCCTCGTAGCGAGCGTGCAGGATTGTTACACCGCCTTGGGAATTGTTCATGGTTTATGGTTTCCGATCTCCAGCGAGTTCGACGATTACATCGCCAAGCCCAAGAACAATCTGTATCAATCACTACATACTGCTGTGGTGGGGCCGGACGACAAAACCATGGAAGTCCAGATTAGAACCCACGACATGCATCATCACGCCGAGCTGGGAGTGGCGGCGCACTGGCGTTACAAGGAGGGCGGACGAAGCGAAAATGACTACGAGCATCGCATTCAATGGCTACGTCAATTTTTAGAACTGGAGGAATCTGCCGACCCAGGTGAATTCCTCGAACGATTCCGTCAATCGCTCCAGCATGAACACATTCAAATTTTTACCCCTAAAGGACAGGTAATCGAATTGCCACAGGGAGCAACGCCGCTTGACTTTGCCTACCATGTCCATTCGGAAGTGGGTCACCATTGCCGTGGTGCTAAGGTGGATGGACGTATCGTGCCCCTCGGTTATCAACTCCATAATGGTGAACAAGTGGAGATCCTTACCGCCAAACGCGGAGGACCCAGCCGAGACTGGCTGAATCCCGCTGCGGGCTATCTACGCACCAGCCGTGCCCGAGACAAGGTGCGCCAATGGTTCAGGCACGAGCATCATAATGATGACGTGGAGCAGGGCCGCGCCTTGCTGGAGCGTGAACTTGCGCGGTTGGAGTTATCGAAGGCGAACCTTGAAATATTGATGCGGCGCTTTCGCCATACCCATGTGGAAGACTTGATGGCGGCGGTGGGGCGGGGTGATGTCTCGTTATCTCAGGTAAGCAATGCTCTTGTCCACATCCTGGCCCGTCGTCGCAAATCCGTTACTACCCCGCCGCGAATCCATCCGGGGAAAGGCACCGAGATCCCTGTCCACATCCGGGTTCAAGGAGTAGGCAACCTTGTGACCCATTTTGCCCAATGTTGCCGACCAACTCCGAGTGATCCTATTGTTGGCCATGTCACTCATACTCAAGGGATCAGCATCCATCGTGCCGATTGCCCTAACATCCTAGTGCAAAGTGAGGACGCGCGCGCCAAACTCCTGGATGCCTCCTGGACCACGAACAATACTGCGAATATTCGAGTCATAGGGGTTTCATCGTGCGCCAGCGACGCCTGCTAA
- a CDS encoding membrane hypothetical protein (Evidence 5 : Unknown function), which translates to MRTLVWAMLIVMLITAFPSMAATNEAQSSFPLLDENIGTQYSVVTEHPARSFTFKSTIQRLSIGQMISFISGGFLGGYVATSLVGRVIGRYANTPDRVAFLMMGTIFGAILGGQWCDDGWWPC; encoded by the coding sequence ATGCGTACACTCGTGTGGGCGATGTTAATTGTAATGTTAATTACCGCCTTTCCGTCGATGGCGGCAACCAATGAGGCGCAATCAAGTTTTCCGCTGCTGGATGAAAATATTGGTACTCAATATAGCGTGGTGACCGAGCATCCCGCTCGTTCTTTTACCTTCAAGAGCACCATTCAAAGGCTCTCCATCGGTCAAATGATCTCGTTTATCAGCGGTGGTTTTCTTGGCGGCTATGTTGCTACTAGCCTTGTCGGGCGAGTCATCGGCAGGTACGCGAATACCCCAGACCGTGTCGCCTTTCTTATGATGGGAACTATCTTCGGTGCCATTCTGGGCGGTCAATGGTGCGATGACGGCTGGTGGCCTTGTTGA